Proteins from a single region of Caloramator sp. E03:
- a CDS encoding FtsB family cell division protein translates to MKRRELVIIICILVFFGAIFIKQQIIINRLNREYKQFDDQLSKIKMQNEQLSEQFNIMKREDYIEKLARDKLGLVKPGEILFIDRNKKK, encoded by the coding sequence ATGAAAAGAAGAGAGCTGGTTATAATAATATGTATTTTAGTTTTCTTTGGAGCCATATTTATAAAACAGCAAATTATTATAAATAGACTTAATAGGGAATATAAACAATTTGATGACCAGCTTTCAAAGATTAAAATGCAGAATGAACAATTAAGCGAACAGTTTAATATAATGAAAAGAGAAGATTATATTGAGAAACTGGCAAGGGATAAACTTGGACTTGTTAAACCTGGAGAAATTTTATTTATAGATAGAAATAAGAAAAAGTAA
- a CDS encoding S1 domain-containing RNA-binding protein, protein MTLQIGSVLEGTVINITNFGAFIDLSGKTGLVHISEISDTYVKDIRQHLKEKDKVKVKVIGIDDDGKISLSIRQVNLQKKSNRPIEIDWEYEKKKTSALSFEERLAKFLKDSEEKFQDIKKNQESKRSGGYSRR, encoded by the coding sequence ATGACCCTGCAAATAGGAAGCGTTTTAGAGGGCACGGTAATTAATATTACAAATTTTGGTGCCTTTATAGATTTGTCTGGAAAAACAGGATTGGTTCATATCTCGGAAATATCTGATACCTATGTGAAAGACATACGACAACATCTTAAAGAGAAGGACAAGGTTAAGGTAAAAGTAATTGGAATTGATGATGATGGTAAAATAAGCCTTTCAATAAGGCAGGTAAATCTGCAGAAGAAGTCTAATAGGCCAATTGAGATAGATTGGGAGTATGAAAAGAAAAAGACATCTGCGCTGTCCTTTGAAGAAAGGTTAGCTAAGTTTTTAAAGGATAGCGAAGAGAAGTTTCAAGACATAAAGAAGAATCAGGAATCAAAACGTAGTGGTGGATATTCAAGAAGATAA